The following are from one region of the Tautonia marina genome:
- the ispD gene encoding 2-C-methyl-D-erythritol 4-phosphate cytidylyltransferase, which translates to MGPFAVLFPAAGQSRRFGDATRKKVDHEIDGRPVWRWAVEPFARRDDVAQRILAVAPEDRERFENRYRADLAELGITLVEGGAERFDTVALCLDRIDPACEFVAVHDAARPFPTRAVIDRVFEAARTYGAALPGLPVSDTLKRAGDDGVITETVSRDGLFAVQTPQAFRLDLLRQAHANRTNLSVPVTDDAQLVEAIGHACRIVPGSPWNLKITRREDLPLAEAIFRGLLRDSEG; encoded by the coding sequence ATGGGTCCGTTCGCCGTTCTTTTTCCGGCCGCTGGGCAGTCCCGGCGCTTCGGAGATGCGACCCGGAAAAAAGTGGACCACGAGATCGACGGCCGGCCTGTCTGGCGCTGGGCGGTCGAGCCGTTCGCTCGTCGCGACGACGTGGCACAGCGTATCCTGGCCGTCGCTCCCGAGGACCGCGAGCGGTTCGAAAACCGCTACCGGGCCGACCTGGCGGAACTGGGCATCACCCTGGTCGAAGGCGGGGCCGAGCGGTTTGATACGGTGGCGCTGTGTCTGGATCGGATCGACCCTGCCTGCGAATTCGTCGCCGTGCATGACGCGGCCCGACCGTTCCCGACCCGAGCGGTCATCGACCGTGTCTTCGAGGCGGCCCGAACGTACGGCGCGGCCTTGCCCGGTCTTCCGGTTTCCGACACCTTGAAGCGGGCCGGAGACGACGGGGTGATCACGGAAACCGTCTCCCGAGACGGCCTTTTTGCCGTGCAAACGCCGCAGGCCTTCCGGCTCGACCTGCTCCGCCAGGCCCACGCCAACCGAACCAACCTTTCGGTGCCCGTGACCGACGACGCCCAGCTTGTCGAGGCGATCGGCCATGCGTGCCGGATCGTCCCCGGATCGCCCTGGAATCTCAAGATCACCAGGAGAGAGGATCTGCCGTTGGCCGAGGCCATTTTCCGAGGGTTGCTCCGGGACTCCGAGGGGTGA
- the sppA gene encoding signal peptide peptidase SppA: protein MSYHSSNAPPPPPPGQTIVLERRERNGWFRRLFWPVLIISVLINFTLLSQRTAGLRPDPLEEQYVGGSLSPTADKIAVVRVEGPIALNTVDFAVEQVRQARNDQRVKAVVLRVDSPGGTVTGSDQIWREVALLKKTGKPVIVSMGGLAASGGYYVSAAADEIIAEPTTTTGSIGVLIELPNASDLLDKVGVQFQSITAGEWKNMGSPFQPLEERDLARFQELVDDTYTRFLRIVAQGRDLSMDEARAVADGKIYSADEALAIGLIDRLGYQEDAITEATSRAKLDAPRVIRYSKPISLGSLFGLSASARSNPLFDEQTIMEWRTPRMMMILR from the coding sequence ATGAGCTATCATTCGTCCAATGCCCCTCCTCCTCCCCCTCCTGGCCAGACGATCGTCCTGGAACGTCGCGAGCGCAACGGCTGGTTCCGTCGCCTGTTCTGGCCGGTCCTGATCATCTCGGTCCTGATCAACTTCACGCTCCTGTCGCAACGCACGGCGGGGCTTCGGCCCGATCCACTGGAGGAACAGTACGTCGGCGGGTCGCTCAGTCCGACCGCCGACAAGATTGCCGTCGTGCGGGTGGAAGGGCCGATTGCGCTCAATACCGTCGATTTTGCGGTCGAACAGGTCCGCCAGGCCCGCAACGACCAGCGCGTGAAGGCCGTCGTCCTTCGGGTCGATTCCCCCGGGGGAACCGTGACCGGCTCCGACCAGATCTGGCGTGAGGTGGCCTTGCTCAAGAAGACGGGCAAGCCAGTGATCGTCTCGATGGGAGGGCTGGCGGCCTCGGGAGGCTATTACGTCTCGGCGGCGGCCGACGAGATCATCGCCGAACCGACTACCACCACCGGCTCGATCGGCGTGCTGATCGAGCTGCCGAACGCCTCCGACCTGCTCGACAAGGTGGGCGTGCAGTTCCAGTCGATCACCGCGGGCGAGTGGAAGAACATGGGTTCACCCTTTCAACCGCTCGAAGAACGTGACCTCGCCCGCTTTCAAGAACTGGTGGACGACACCTACACCCGCTTCCTGCGCATCGTTGCTCAGGGCCGAGACCTCTCGATGGACGAAGCCCGAGCGGTGGCCGACGGCAAAATTTACTCGGCCGACGAGGCCCTGGCGATCGGCCTGATTGACCGCCTCGGCTACCAGGAAGACGCCATCACCGAGGCGACCTCCCGCGCCAAGCTCGACGCGCCTCGGGTCATTCGATACAGCAAACCGATCAGCCTGGGAAGCCTGTTCGGTCTTTCCGCCTCAGCCCGATCGAACCCGTTGTTCGACGAGCAAACCATCATGGAATGGCGAACGCCTCGCATGATGATGATTTTGCGATAG
- a CDS encoding LemA family protein, which yields MPNGFPRFQGIFLPEPEPIMDTMLERLLPILVVSVMVGVLIWRFGGRLLGSNAEPKSGSDSDGSWLSRLLLGAAVIGLTIGAGIFSSFGIDQIRRQRDLERVPRTEVTAALTGEINLVGRAEVDPAAGVVIAPRTNTPCLYFHYTVEKKTKDSDGNTKWSTIETRDEWAPTFQLVDDSGSMTIRPAEADHFHTSNRDFTETVGDLRYREWRIEPGQRVFLFGFAQVDAEGRGSVGFTEPGHYTPMISESDEVAERRSMAVGAVFLSWMALSSLSFSVFFACWLVRLHQTPIYLALIAMLMICGLTYCGLRMMHDDLSGARNRLHRVRTSAREAVGDLLQRHRIPWDGDWSSLGRFDDSSAFASLDDRERRRLTRLRIDLARTVLRTNAIRERFPERVLAPFWGVHREPLIPLPEPDQATLAQLDREFEVARLSPGLAGIAGPVALVIALVGSWFGLKKIKEKRYIENVPTCPTSGVAVGFTEIMGTIVPTEEGKTLSGPLSERPCAQFHYTVQERRGSGKNAKWVTIEERKEQIAFLCQDDHGCLLVLPEGAEILTRHHDSRRSGKLRYSETRLEIGDPLYALGTATIEPEEMASLRLERGDDRSLPYVLSNYSESTLMHRKARVGQFWITAAVDALILPTLLLFGLLGSFQATDFLAATLVAIGYFVLAVTILLFNDLVFLRNRVRRAWHNIEVSLKKRADLVPNLQQVVQGYLSHERGAQEDLALMRQAYGGGAMLDLTHATEMLTAERSLLDRIIGLREAAPNLKGDQLTGDLMRRLTLLENEIALMRQGYNDAVERYNTRIAHIPEVLLASLFRFTEASYFHAPVDVHDAPQLDFSPGSA from the coding sequence ATGCCGAACGGTTTCCCTCGATTCCAGGGGATCTTCCTTCCGGAGCCGGAACCAATCATGGATACGATGCTCGAAAGGCTGCTGCCGATCCTCGTGGTGAGTGTGATGGTCGGGGTCTTGATCTGGCGATTCGGCGGCAGATTGCTCGGCTCGAATGCCGAACCCAAATCCGGAAGCGATTCAGACGGGAGCTGGCTGAGCCGGCTCTTGCTCGGCGCCGCGGTGATCGGCCTGACGATCGGGGCCGGCATCTTCAGTTCGTTCGGGATCGACCAGATCCGTCGTCAACGCGACCTGGAGCGCGTTCCCCGCACCGAAGTCACCGCGGCCCTGACAGGCGAGATCAATCTGGTCGGCCGGGCGGAAGTGGACCCGGCCGCGGGAGTGGTCATCGCCCCGCGAACCAATACGCCTTGCCTTTACTTCCACTACACCGTCGAGAAGAAAACCAAGGATTCCGACGGAAACACCAAGTGGAGCACCATCGAAACCCGAGACGAATGGGCCCCCACCTTTCAACTCGTGGACGATTCGGGGTCAATGACCATTCGACCGGCTGAGGCCGACCACTTCCACACCAGCAACCGCGATTTTACGGAAACCGTGGGCGACCTCCGCTACCGGGAATGGCGAATCGAGCCCGGCCAGCGCGTGTTTCTGTTCGGATTCGCCCAGGTCGATGCCGAAGGTCGCGGCTCGGTCGGCTTTACCGAGCCGGGACACTACACGCCGATGATCTCCGAGAGCGACGAGGTGGCCGAACGCCGCTCGATGGCCGTCGGCGCGGTCTTCCTGTCCTGGATGGCCCTGTCGTCACTGTCCTTCTCGGTCTTCTTCGCGTGCTGGTTGGTCCGGCTTCACCAAACGCCGATTTACCTGGCCCTGATCGCCATGCTCATGATCTGCGGCCTGACCTACTGCGGCCTTCGGATGATGCACGACGACCTGAGCGGGGCACGAAACCGGCTGCATCGGGTCCGCACCTCGGCTCGGGAGGCGGTGGGCGATCTGCTCCAGCGCCACAGAATTCCCTGGGATGGTGACTGGTCGAGCCTGGGCCGCTTCGATGATTCGTCGGCGTTCGCCTCGCTCGATGATCGCGAACGACGACGCCTGACCCGGCTCCGGATCGACCTGGCCCGCACCGTCTTGCGAACCAATGCCATCCGCGAACGCTTCCCGGAACGCGTGCTCGCTCCCTTCTGGGGAGTTCACCGCGAGCCGCTCATCCCCCTGCCGGAACCCGATCAGGCGACTCTCGCACAGCTGGACCGCGAGTTCGAGGTCGCCCGCCTCAGCCCCGGCCTGGCCGGGATCGCCGGGCCGGTCGCCCTGGTGATCGCTCTGGTCGGCTCCTGGTTCGGCCTGAAAAAAATCAAAGAAAAGCGATACATTGAAAACGTTCCGACCTGCCCGACCTCCGGGGTGGCCGTCGGCTTCACCGAAATCATGGGCACCATCGTCCCAACCGAAGAAGGCAAGACGCTTTCAGGGCCGCTCTCAGAGCGTCCGTGCGCCCAGTTTCATTACACGGTTCAGGAGCGTCGCGGCAGCGGGAAAAATGCCAAATGGGTGACGATCGAGGAACGGAAGGAACAGATAGCTTTTCTCTGCCAGGATGACCACGGCTGCCTGCTCGTTCTTCCGGAAGGGGCCGAGATTCTGACCCGTCACCATGATTCCCGCCGATCGGGCAAGCTGCGCTACAGCGAAACACGGCTCGAAATTGGCGACCCGCTTTACGCCCTGGGCACGGCGACGATTGAGCCCGAGGAAATGGCTTCCTTGCGCCTCGAACGCGGCGACGACCGCTCGCTGCCTTACGTGCTGAGTAACTATTCCGAGTCGACCTTGATGCACCGCAAGGCCAGGGTCGGGCAGTTCTGGATCACGGCGGCCGTTGATGCCTTGATCTTGCCGACCCTCCTGCTGTTTGGCCTGCTCGGCTCGTTTCAGGCAACCGACTTCCTCGCGGCCACGCTCGTCGCGATTGGCTACTTTGTGCTTGCCGTGACGATCTTGCTGTTCAACGATCTGGTGTTTCTCCGCAACCGAGTCCGCCGCGCCTGGCACAACATCGAGGTTTCGCTCAAGAAGCGGGCCGATCTGGTGCCGAACCTTCAACAGGTCGTTCAGGGCTATCTGTCTCATGAACGTGGAGCCCAGGAAGACCTCGCCCTGATGCGGCAAGCCTACGGCGGCGGGGCCATGCTCGACCTGACCCACGCGACCGAGATGCTCACCGCCGAGCGATCGCTGCTCGACCGGATCATCGGCCTCCGAGAGGCCGCTCCGAACCTCAAAGGGGATCAGCTTACCGGCGACCTGATGCGCCGCTTGACCCTGCTCGAAAACGAGATCGCCCTGATGCGCCAGGGGTACAACGACGCCGTGGAACGCTATAACACGCGGATCGCCCACATTCCGGAAGTTCTGCTCGCCTCGCTGTTCCGGTTCACCGAGGCATCGTACTTCCATGCACCGGTTGATGTTCACGATGCCCCTCAACTCGATTTTAGCCCCGGCTCTGCCTGA
- a CDS encoding exo-alpha-sialidase: MLFRVLVSCCVGLPALLVVPDPASAQEDPRRIRNGWTIPDEGYCDQPYVVVTDQGHWLCTMTTGEGKEGAVGQHIVATISHDRGRTWSDLIPIEPSDGPEASWVMPLKVPSGRIYAFYTYNSKNLREVPSNSPNVGRRVDTLGAYAFKWSDDGGLTWSDDRLEIPMRSMRIDRGNTTGGETLFFWGVGKPITTGDAAYFGFAKVGKWGVPGGMVESQGVFMRSDNILTEPDPTRIRWELLPEGDEGLRAPKGPVSDEANLVALSDGSLFATYRTIDGYPCHAYSRDGGRTWTPSAYMTYGPEGRRVKHPRAANFVKKFSNGKYLYWFHNHGGEQVHRDDWNPYQGRNPAWVLGGIERDGFIHWSEPEILLYDDDPNVRISYPDFIEDGGDLYVTETQKEIARVHRVDPSLLDDLWGQLDRREVERSGLVLGLAADPIAPGTEVAMPLLPDLGDRGGFSIGLWVRFRELTEGQSLLYTRDDSGRGLHLFTTGRSTLGITLSDGEHEAAWDSDPGTAFGTLKVGDWQHIVVTVDAGPRIISVVVDGILNDGGAIRQYGWGRFPPELGNLNALDRATLASRLYGELRSVRVYDRPLRTSEAVGNFRAGVPEPANAE; this comes from the coding sequence ATGCTGTTCCGAGTGCTTGTTTCGTGCTGTGTTGGTCTGCCGGCGTTGCTGGTGGTGCCAGATCCCGCTTCTGCGCAGGAGGATCCGAGGCGGATTCGCAACGGCTGGACCATCCCCGACGAGGGCTATTGCGATCAGCCTTACGTGGTCGTGACCGATCAGGGGCACTGGCTCTGTACGATGACCACCGGTGAGGGTAAGGAGGGGGCGGTCGGTCAGCACATCGTCGCCACCATCAGCCACGACCGAGGCCGGACGTGGTCGGACCTGATTCCGATTGAACCGAGCGACGGGCCGGAAGCCTCGTGGGTCATGCCCTTGAAGGTGCCCAGCGGACGAATCTACGCATTTTACACCTATAACTCGAAGAACCTTCGAGAGGTGCCCTCGAATAGCCCGAACGTGGGACGTCGCGTCGATACCCTGGGGGCCTACGCCTTCAAGTGGAGCGACGATGGCGGCCTGACCTGGTCGGACGATCGCCTGGAGATCCCGATGCGATCCATGCGGATCGATCGAGGGAACACCACCGGTGGCGAGACCCTGTTTTTCTGGGGCGTTGGGAAGCCGATCACCACCGGCGACGCGGCCTATTTCGGGTTCGCCAAGGTGGGCAAGTGGGGTGTTCCCGGAGGTATGGTCGAATCGCAAGGCGTGTTCATGCGAAGCGACAACATCTTGACCGAGCCCGACCCGACCCGCATCCGCTGGGAGCTGCTCCCGGAGGGAGATGAAGGATTGCGGGCTCCGAAAGGTCCCGTGTCCGATGAGGCCAACCTGGTCGCGCTCTCCGACGGTTCGCTGTTCGCCACGTATCGGACCATCGACGGCTACCCATGCCATGCGTATAGCAGAGACGGGGGGCGAACCTGGACCCCGTCCGCCTACATGACGTATGGTCCCGAGGGTCGCCGGGTGAAGCATCCCCGAGCCGCCAATTTTGTGAAGAAGTTTTCGAACGGAAAATATCTCTACTGGTTTCACAATCACGGCGGTGAGCAGGTTCACCGAGACGACTGGAACCCCTATCAGGGGCGGAACCCGGCATGGGTCCTTGGCGGGATCGAGCGTGATGGGTTCATTCACTGGTCCGAGCCTGAAATCTTGCTCTACGACGATGATCCGAATGTTCGCATCAGCTATCCAGATTTCATCGAAGATGGCGGTGACCTTTATGTGACCGAGACGCAAAAAGAAATTGCCCGCGTTCACCGGGTCGATCCGAGTTTGCTCGATGACCTTTGGGGTCAGTTGGACCGCCGCGAGGTCGAGCGCTCGGGTCTAGTTCTCGGCCTGGCCGCCGATCCGATCGCGCCTGGAACCGAGGTGGCCATGCCTCTCCTGCCCGACCTTGGCGATCGAGGCGGGTTCTCCATTGGCCTCTGGGTCCGATTCCGAGAACTGACCGAGGGGCAATCGCTGCTCTACACGCGAGATGATTCCGGCCGCGGGTTGCACCTGTTTACCACTGGGCGATCGACGCTTGGCATCACCCTGAGCGACGGTGAGCACGAGGCCGCCTGGGATAGCGACCCCGGCACCGCGTTCGGCACCTTGAAGGTCGGCGACTGGCAGCACATCGTGGTCACGGTCGATGCCGGACCCCGCATCATCAGCGTGGTTGTGGATGGGATTTTGAATGACGGAGGCGCGATCCGTCAGTACGGCTGGGGACGCTTCCCGCCCGAGCTGGGCAATCTCAACGCTCTCGATCGGGCCACGCTAGCGTCGCGACTCTACGGCGAACTCCGATCGGTCCGGGTCTACGATCGTCCCTTGCGGACCTCCGAGGCCGTCGGGAACTTCCGCGCTGGCGTGCCCGAACCGGCCAATGCCGAGTGA
- a CDS encoding amidohydrolase family protein: MKPIEWLRNLIPLVLVLLSTGFVFAQSESATESDDAGESQTSGPVLAIVGGDIETVTQGTIRRGTILIQDGKIQEVGQEIEVPDNAEVIDAAGKVITPGFIALEMSGVGLGPAVRTRSIGSSNKVADALDPFDRTMKFCLGSGITAGAVQVGSSSGFRFRFESGPGSEHPGLVELTLEDLIALVREGQIGQDVLDHLVAHASEHGDGQDESHDESLGLFAGGDGPGMVSPFDDRFFSEIDRSGACAHCSATVIETLPEPLAPPSPVRPRPNNHAVIKLAYGELSGMLLAEDPFYSLPASSLVGPFNLYSWRENVKKARSYLEDLAQYEADKEAGKKDIKEPRKPVDDGLIRLVKKEIPLRISADSADGIRSMVALARELDYRLVIDGGAESWVVAEDLGKAGVPVVLTPRSRRSPQPGREDSTGTSIETPGILQSASVSFAITPLSSGVSLNGLAGRDLTSLPLEAAFAVRGGASESTALAALTIVPARILGLDDRIGSIETGKDADLLVLDGAPLDYRTYVETAIVNGKVRYKRAEDRVYPVFDRNSR, encoded by the coding sequence ATGAAACCGATTGAATGGCTTCGCAACCTGATCCCCCTTGTCCTGGTCCTGCTGTCCACGGGGTTCGTGTTTGCCCAGTCCGAGTCGGCGACCGAGTCGGACGACGCAGGCGAGTCCCAAACGTCCGGTCCGGTGCTGGCGATCGTGGGGGGCGACATCGAGACGGTGACACAAGGGACGATTCGGCGTGGGACCATCCTGATCCAGGACGGAAAAATCCAGGAGGTCGGCCAGGAAATTGAGGTGCCTGACAACGCCGAGGTGATCGACGCGGCGGGCAAAGTCATCACGCCCGGATTTATTGCGCTGGAAATGAGTGGCGTGGGGTTGGGGCCGGCGGTGCGCACGAGGTCCATCGGCAGTAGCAACAAGGTGGCCGATGCGCTGGATCCGTTCGATCGAACCATGAAGTTCTGTCTCGGCTCAGGGATCACGGCCGGGGCTGTTCAGGTGGGAAGCTCGTCGGGATTTCGCTTCCGCTTCGAGAGTGGTCCCGGTTCCGAACATCCCGGTCTGGTTGAGCTGACCCTTGAAGATTTGATTGCACTCGTCCGAGAGGGGCAGATCGGTCAAGACGTGCTCGATCATCTGGTCGCTCATGCGTCTGAGCATGGGGATGGTCAGGACGAGTCGCACGACGAATCGCTGGGTCTGTTCGCGGGAGGAGATGGTCCCGGAATGGTTTCACCGTTCGATGATCGATTTTTCAGTGAAATCGACCGATCCGGCGCATGTGCCCATTGCTCGGCCACGGTCATCGAAACGCTTCCTGAACCACTCGCTCCGCCTTCGCCGGTTCGTCCGCGACCGAACAACCACGCCGTTATCAAGCTGGCCTACGGCGAGCTTTCCGGAATGCTCCTGGCCGAAGACCCGTTCTACAGTTTGCCGGCGTCATCGCTGGTCGGCCCGTTTAATCTGTATAGCTGGCGTGAAAACGTCAAGAAAGCTCGCTCGTATCTTGAAGACCTTGCGCAATACGAGGCCGATAAAGAGGCCGGAAAGAAAGACATCAAGGAGCCTCGGAAGCCGGTGGATGACGGTCTGATTCGGCTCGTCAAGAAGGAAATTCCGTTGAGAATCTCTGCGGATTCCGCCGATGGCATCCGAAGCATGGTGGCGCTTGCCCGCGAGTTGGACTATCGCCTCGTCATCGATGGGGGTGCCGAATCGTGGGTGGTTGCCGAGGATCTGGGGAAGGCCGGCGTGCCGGTCGTTCTGACCCCTCGATCACGACGGAGTCCGCAACCGGGGCGGGAGGATTCGACCGGCACGTCCATCGAGACACCAGGCATTCTCCAGAGCGCATCGGTTTCCTTCGCCATCACGCCCCTGTCGAGCGGGGTCAGCCTGAACGGCCTGGCTGGTCGAGACCTGACCAGCCTTCCTTTGGAAGCGGCCTTTGCCGTTCGAGGCGGGGCTTCCGAATCGACCGCCCTGGCCGCGCTAACCATCGTTCCGGCCCGCATCCTGGGGCTTGACGATCGGATCGGCAGCATCGAAACAGGCAAGGATGCGGATCTGCTCGTCCTTGACGGGGCTCCGCTCGATTATCGCACGTATGTCGAAACAGCGATCGTCAATGGCAAGGTTCGGTACAAGCGGGCCGAAGATCGCGTTTATCCGGTCTTCGATCGGAACAGCCGTTGA
- a CDS encoding nitroreductase family protein, with the protein MTAAEAIQRRQSFVRFDPDRLVPDTVLARLLHLASRAHSPHHLQPWRFLVLRDRNNRNRLHRAAFHHPRLFEAPVAILVLGYHHPHQSHWEAIREQLAAAAPLSAEDLGRMNAEVRRDLAAEPDLGVWACRHAQAAATTLMIAAPELGLATAPIDRFDATLIGQTFGIPNDHTLCAVIALGYPIDDPPTPPCLPLAELCFQEHFGQPWTLGEGDDPAPPEGRSSSD; encoded by the coding sequence ATGACCGCTGCCGAGGCCATCCAACGCCGCCAATCCTTCGTCCGGTTCGACCCCGATCGCCTCGTGCCCGACACGGTGCTGGCACGCTTGCTCCACCTGGCAAGCCGGGCCCACTCACCGCACCATCTCCAGCCCTGGCGGTTCCTCGTCCTCCGCGATCGGAACAACCGCAATCGGCTCCACCGCGCCGCGTTTCATCATCCCCGGTTGTTTGAGGCTCCGGTGGCGATTCTCGTCCTCGGCTACCACCACCCGCACCAAAGCCACTGGGAGGCAATCCGAGAGCAGTTGGCCGCGGCTGCGCCGCTCTCCGCCGAGGATCTTGGCCGGATGAACGCTGAGGTCCGCCGCGACCTCGCCGCCGAGCCCGATCTCGGCGTCTGGGCCTGTCGGCACGCCCAGGCCGCCGCGACCACCCTGATGATCGCCGCGCCGGAACTCGGCCTCGCCACCGCGCCGATCGACCGCTTCGACGCTACGTTGATCGGCCAAACGTTCGGGATTCCCAACGATCACACCCTCTGCGCCGTCATCGCCCTGGGCTATCCGATCGACGATCCTCCCACGCCGCCGTGCCTTCCGCTGGCCGAGCTTTGCTTTCAGGAGCACTTCGGCCAGCCCTGGACGCTGGGGGAAGGAGACGATCCCGCTCCTCCCGAGGGGCGGTCTTCGTCCGATTGA
- a CDS encoding alanine/glycine:cation symporter family protein, giving the protein MEPLLDTLNALNDVIWHEYVLFFLLAVGVLFTIWSGVSQVRALTHGTPVILGKYDDKGDPGAINHFQALSAALSATVGLGNIAGVALAIALGGPGAVFWMWMVGLVGMALKTTEVTLSMLYRNTDDPENPHGGPMWVVKQGFSAMGPKLAPVGSVIGGIFCITLLISTITGGNMFQAWNVGIVTEKDFGVPQILSGIVMALIVGVVIIGGIKRIGAVAGRLVPFMCGIYLLAAFYVIAVNITEVPAMLALIVRTAFNPLEAQGAFVGGTFGYALVWGMKRALFSSEAGQGSSPIAHSAAKTDEPVREGVVAGLEPFIDTIVVCTLTALVLLLTGAWNREPNATFDEAPRIVQGEQLDQWRVETGPLPESSRDGWQTGTDMVFLVVQADENRLTGGTSRRVMGNVTFDAEQNRHVVSWSDIVSLVEPRIEPLSEGGFGVYRDYPGAALTSHAFNRVQPGLGKWLVTIASWLFAISTMISWSYYGEQGMIYLLGSRSVLPYKFVYCLLIVAACVPGFITTDVALDTISSFGTGVMLWANIPIMLIFGRQAMNAYHDYFRRFKAGEMDPPHAAPSITDVVEGRDVQ; this is encoded by the coding sequence ATGGAACCCCTGCTGGACACGTTGAATGCCCTGAATGATGTTATTTGGCATGAATACGTCCTGTTCTTTTTGCTCGCGGTGGGAGTGCTGTTTACGATCTGGAGCGGAGTGTCGCAGGTCCGCGCGTTGACGCACGGCACCCCGGTGATTCTTGGTAAGTACGACGACAAGGGTGATCCCGGGGCAATTAATCACTTTCAGGCACTTTCGGCCGCGCTTTCGGCGACGGTCGGTCTGGGGAACATTGCCGGGGTCGCCCTGGCCATCGCGCTCGGGGGGCCGGGGGCGGTCTTCTGGATGTGGATGGTCGGCCTGGTTGGCATGGCCCTGAAGACGACCGAAGTGACCCTGTCGATGCTCTACCGCAATACCGACGACCCCGAGAACCCGCATGGCGGGCCGATGTGGGTGGTCAAGCAGGGGTTCTCGGCGATGGGTCCGAAGCTGGCCCCGGTCGGATCGGTCATCGGTGGGATTTTCTGCATCACCTTGCTCATCTCGACCATCACCGGCGGCAACATGTTCCAGGCCTGGAATGTCGGCATCGTGACCGAGAAGGATTTCGGCGTCCCGCAAATTCTCAGCGGAATCGTCATGGCCCTGATCGTCGGCGTGGTCATTATCGGCGGCATCAAGCGGATTGGCGCGGTCGCCGGCCGATTGGTCCCCTTCATGTGCGGTATCTATCTGCTGGCGGCCTTTTATGTGATCGCGGTGAACATCACCGAGGTCCCCGCAATGCTCGCCCTGATCGTCCGCACGGCCTTCAACCCCCTGGAGGCGCAGGGGGCGTTTGTGGGAGGGACGTTCGGCTATGCCCTGGTCTGGGGGATGAAGCGGGCCTTGTTCTCTAGCGAGGCCGGCCAGGGGTCCTCTCCCATCGCCCACTCGGCCGCCAAGACCGACGAGCCGGTCCGCGAAGGGGTGGTCGCGGGGCTCGAACCGTTTATCGACACGATTGTCGTCTGCACCCTCACCGCCCTGGTCCTTCTGCTCACCGGCGCCTGGAATCGTGAGCCGAACGCGACCTTTGACGAGGCCCCCCGCATCGTCCAGGGCGAGCAACTGGATCAGTGGCGCGTCGAGACCGGGCCGTTGCCCGAATCAAGCCGAGACGGCTGGCAGACCGGCACCGACATGGTCTTCCTCGTCGTCCAGGCCGACGAGAACCGCCTGACCGGCGGTACCTCGCGCCGGGTGATGGGGAACGTCACGTTCGATGCCGAGCAGAACCGCCACGTCGTCTCCTGGTCCGACATCGTCAGCCTGGTCGAACCCCGGATTGAACCGCTGTCCGAAGGGGGCTTTGGCGTCTACCGCGACTACCCCGGCGCGGCTCTGACGAGCCACGCCTTTAACCGGGTCCAACCGGGGCTGGGCAAGTGGCTGGTGACGATCGCTTCGTGGCTCTTCGCCATCTCGACGATGATCTCGTGGAGCTACTACGGCGAGCAAGGAATGATCTACCTGCTTGGCTCCCGCAGCGTCCTGCCGTACAAGTTTGTCTACTGCCTGTTGATCGTCGCCGCCTGCGTGCCCGGCTTCATCACAACCGACGTGGCCCTCGACACCATTTCCAGCTTCGGCACCGGCGTGATGCTCTGGGCGAACATCCCGATCATGCTCATCTTCGGCCGCCAGGCCATGAACGCCTATCACGACTACTTCCGCCGCTTCAAGG
- a CDS encoding 3-keto-disaccharide hydrolase — protein MTMLRTCCAAATLALLVPLVACAAEPKAEEWTSLFDGETLSGWEMIKLRPDGDCSWTVEDGLLVGRGDPSMLFSPKGDYTNFRFRAEIKINDGGNSGMYFRSEKGPTFSGGYEAQINSTHGDPIKTGSIYTRVHVYEELVPPDTWFTQEVEVVDKEYRGKVVTSITVKVNDKVLYELLDYDRQYTQGHFAFQGHDPGSVVSLRKIEVMELP, from the coding sequence ATGACCATGCTTCGCACCTGCTGCGCGGCGGCAACGCTCGCCCTGCTTGTTCCCCTGGTGGCCTGCGCGGCCGAGCCGAAGGCCGAGGAGTGGACCTCGCTGTTCGATGGAGAAACCCTCAGCGGTTGGGAGATGATCAAGCTTCGTCCCGACGGCGATTGCAGCTGGACGGTCGAGGATGGCCTTCTCGTCGGCCGGGGCGATCCGTCGATGCTCTTTAGCCCCAAGGGGGATTACACCAACTTCCGCTTCCGCGCCGAGATCAAGATTAACGACGGCGGCAACTCGGGCATGTACTTCCGATCGGAAAAAGGCCCGACCTTCTCCGGCGGCTACGAAGCCCAGATTAACAGCACCCACGGCGACCCGATCAAGACCGGATCGATCTACACTCGTGTTCACGTCTACGAGGAACTCGTGCCGCCCGACACCTGGTTCACCCAGGAAGTCGAGGTGGTCGACAAGGAATACCGCGGCAAGGTCGTGACGTCGATCACCGTGAAGGTCAACGATAAGGTCCTGTACGAACTGCTCGACTACGACCGTCAGTACACACAAGGGCACTTCGCCTTCCAGGGGCACGACCCCGGCAGCGTCGTCTCGCTGCGCAAGATTGAGGTCATGGAACTGCCCTGA